A single genomic interval of Arthrobacter sp. NicSoilB8 harbors:
- the obgE gene encoding GTPase ObgE has protein sequence MASFVDRVVLHVSGGTGGHGCVSVHREKFKPLGGPDGGNGGNGGDVILRVDPQTTTLLDYHHAPHRHATNGGPGMGDWRGGKNGETLILPVPVGTVVKSKSGEVIADLVAEGDEYIAAAGGIGGLGNAALSSQKRRAPGFALLGIEGESSDVVLELKSIADIALVGFPSAGKSSLIAAMSAARPKIADYPFTTLIPNLGVVQAGEVRFTIADVPGLIEGASEGKGLGHHFLRHVERCAALVHVLDCGTLESDRDPLSDLAIIEAELEKYAVDMSYSGSDGEVVPLNHRPRLVALNKVDLPDGKDMAEFVRPELESRGYKVFEISATSHEGLRQLGFAMAEIVKAARDAVAATPPKVHAPVLRPRAVNETGFTIRREEKNLEPLFRVLGDKPVRWVKQTDFTNEEAIGYLADRLAKLGVENELFKQGAKPGDMVVIGEDDGVVFDWEPTMMAGAELLASPRGTDVRFADIGDRPTRGQKRDEQQERRDAKAAARAELEAERKAGIWTESVSGRRARQPLKESGLGAADDE, from the coding sequence GTGGCTAGCTTTGTAGACCGGGTAGTACTGCACGTATCCGGCGGTACCGGCGGCCATGGCTGTGTCTCCGTGCACCGCGAGAAGTTCAAGCCCCTCGGCGGCCCCGACGGCGGCAACGGCGGCAACGGCGGCGACGTCATCCTGCGCGTCGACCCGCAGACCACCACCCTCCTGGACTACCACCACGCCCCCCACCGGCACGCCACTAACGGCGGTCCCGGCATGGGCGACTGGCGCGGCGGCAAGAACGGCGAGACCCTGATCCTTCCGGTGCCCGTGGGCACCGTAGTGAAGTCCAAGTCCGGCGAAGTCATCGCCGACCTCGTGGCAGAAGGCGACGAATACATCGCCGCCGCCGGGGGCATCGGCGGCCTCGGCAACGCCGCGCTGTCCTCGCAGAAGCGCCGCGCCCCGGGCTTTGCGCTGCTCGGCATCGAGGGCGAATCCAGCGACGTCGTCCTGGAACTGAAGTCCATCGCGGACATCGCCCTGGTCGGCTTCCCCTCCGCCGGCAAGTCCAGCCTCATCGCCGCGATGTCCGCCGCCCGGCCCAAGATCGCCGATTACCCCTTCACCACCCTCATCCCCAACCTGGGCGTCGTCCAGGCCGGTGAGGTCCGCTTCACCATTGCTGACGTTCCCGGCCTGATCGAAGGCGCCAGCGAAGGCAAGGGCCTCGGCCACCACTTCCTGCGCCACGTCGAGCGCTGCGCCGCCCTCGTGCACGTGCTTGACTGCGGCACGCTCGAATCCGACCGCGACCCGCTCTCCGACCTCGCCATCATCGAGGCCGAGCTGGAGAAATACGCCGTGGACATGAGCTACAGCGGCTCCGACGGCGAAGTGGTCCCGCTGAACCACCGCCCCCGCCTGGTGGCCCTGAACAAGGTGGACCTGCCGGACGGCAAGGACATGGCCGAGTTCGTCCGCCCGGAACTGGAATCCCGCGGCTACAAGGTCTTCGAGATCTCCGCGACGAGCCACGAGGGCCTCCGCCAGCTCGGCTTCGCCATGGCCGAAATCGTCAAGGCCGCCCGCGACGCCGTCGCCGCGACCCCGCCGAAGGTGCATGCCCCCGTGCTGCGCCCCCGCGCCGTCAACGAAACCGGCTTCACCATCCGCCGCGAGGAAAAGAACCTTGAGCCGCTCTTCCGCGTCCTCGGCGACAAGCCCGTGCGCTGGGTCAAGCAGACCGACTTCACCAACGAGGAAGCGATCGGCTACCTCGCCGACCGCCTGGCCAAGCTCGGCGTCGAAAATGAACTGTTCAAGCAGGGCGCCAAGCCCGGCGACATGGTGGTCATCGGCGAGGACGACGGCGTCGTCTTCGACTGGGAGCCGACCATGATGGCCGGCGCCGAGCTGCTCGCCTCACCGCGCGGCACCGACGTGCGCTTCGCCGACATCGGCGACCGCCCGACGCGCGGCCAGAAGCGCGACGAGCAGCAGGAGCGCCGCGACGCCAAGGCCGCCGCCCGCGCCGAACTCGAAGCCGAACGCAAGGCCGGCATCTGGACCGAATCCGTCAGCGGCCGCCGGGCTCGGCAACCGCTCAAGGAGAGTGGGCTGGGCGCAGCCGATGACGAGTAA
- the proB gene encoding glutamate 5-kinase → MSAQNVNAEALKAPDRSALSGARRIVVKVGSSSLTSIKGGISEEALTNLADALAHKRNAGTEIILVSSGAIAAGLAPLGLEKRPRDLATQQAAASVGQGLLMARYTHAFGAHGVTVSQVLLTADDFMRRSQHTNAFRALDRLLNLGVVPVVNENDTVATHEIRFGDNDRLAALVAHLVRADALVLLSDVDSLYDGPPSHGAKRIPHVSGPHDLDGVSIGSAGKAGVGTGGMATKVEAAGIAAGSGIHALVTSTPNAAAALAGEDVGTWFSVNGARKPIRLLWLAHLASVQGTLVLDDGAVRAVRDRHTSLLPAGIAAVKGNFEAGDAVEMVSTDNTVIARGLVNYSAAELPQMLGRSTRELGKSLGRGYDREVVHVDDLVLV, encoded by the coding sequence ATCAGTGCTCAAAACGTCAACGCCGAAGCCCTCAAGGCCCCTGACCGCTCCGCGCTGTCCGGAGCCCGCCGGATCGTCGTCAAGGTGGGCTCGTCCTCACTGACGTCCATCAAGGGCGGGATTTCGGAAGAGGCCCTGACAAACCTCGCCGACGCCCTGGCACACAAGCGCAACGCCGGCACGGAAATCATCCTGGTGTCCTCCGGCGCGATCGCCGCCGGCCTCGCCCCGCTGGGACTCGAGAAGCGCCCCCGCGACCTCGCCACCCAGCAGGCGGCTGCCAGCGTGGGCCAGGGCCTGCTGATGGCCCGGTACACCCACGCGTTCGGCGCGCACGGCGTCACCGTCAGCCAGGTGCTGCTGACCGCGGATGACTTCATGCGGCGCAGCCAGCACACCAACGCCTTCCGCGCCCTGGACCGGCTGCTGAACCTCGGCGTCGTCCCGGTGGTCAACGAAAACGACACCGTGGCCACGCACGAGATCCGCTTTGGCGACAACGACCGCCTCGCCGCCCTCGTGGCCCACCTGGTCCGCGCCGACGCGCTGGTCCTGCTGTCCGACGTCGACTCCCTGTACGATGGGCCGCCGTCGCACGGCGCCAAGCGGATTCCGCACGTCTCCGGCCCCCACGACCTCGACGGCGTCTCGATCGGCAGCGCCGGCAAGGCCGGTGTGGGCACGGGCGGCATGGCCACCAAGGTCGAGGCCGCCGGCATCGCCGCGGGTTCCGGCATCCACGCCCTCGTGACGTCCACGCCCAATGCGGCAGCGGCGCTGGCGGGGGAGGACGTGGGAACGTGGTTCTCGGTCAACGGCGCCCGCAAGCCCATCCGGCTCCTGTGGCTGGCGCACCTGGCGTCGGTACAGGGCACCTTGGTGCTCGACGACGGCGCGGTCAGGGCCGTCCGCGACCGCCACACCTCGCTGTTGCCGGCCGGGATCGCCGCGGTCAAGGGCAACTTCGAGGCCGGCGACGCCGTGGAGATGGTTTCCACCGATAACACCGTGATTGCGCGGGGACTAGTGAACTACTCGGCCGCCGAGCTGCCCCAAATGCTGGGCCGCTCCACCCGGGAGCTGGGCAAGTCGCTGGGCCGCGGTTATGACCGCGAAGTTGTTCATGTTGACGATCTGGTGCTGGTCTAG
- the nadD gene encoding nicotinate-nucleotide adenylyltransferase codes for MGGTFDPIHHGHLVAASEVAAKFELDEVVFVPTGQPWQKMAKKVSEAEHRYLMTVIATASNPRFTVSRVDVDRPGPTYTIDTLRDLRTLRPDADLFFITGADALAQILSWKDIDELWSLAHFVGVTRPGHVLDGMGRKDVSLLEVPAMAISSTDCRTRVAEGNPVWYLVPDGVVQYIAKYGLYHTRHDAVRLDAGHAEAHRARNGGAGVDPVQGDPAQHDPAQHDPALEITQPASTE; via the coding sequence ATGGGCGGCACGTTCGATCCGATCCATCACGGACACCTTGTCGCGGCCAGCGAGGTCGCGGCGAAGTTCGAGCTCGACGAGGTCGTGTTCGTCCCCACCGGCCAGCCCTGGCAGAAGATGGCCAAGAAGGTCAGTGAGGCCGAGCACCGGTACCTCATGACAGTCATCGCCACGGCTTCGAATCCCCGCTTCACCGTGAGCAGGGTGGACGTGGACCGTCCGGGGCCGACCTACACGATTGACACCCTGCGCGACCTCAGGACCCTGCGCCCGGATGCCGATCTCTTCTTCATCACCGGCGCGGACGCCCTGGCCCAGATTCTGTCCTGGAAAGACATCGATGAACTCTGGTCCCTCGCCCACTTTGTGGGGGTCACCCGGCCGGGCCACGTTCTGGACGGCATGGGCCGCAAGGACGTCAGCCTCCTGGAGGTCCCGGCCATGGCTATTTCCTCCACGGACTGCCGCACGCGGGTGGCCGAAGGCAACCCGGTCTGGTACCTCGTTCCGGACGGAGTGGTCCAGTACATCGCAAAGTACGGCCTGTACCACACGCGTCACGATGCGGTCCGCCTCGATGCCGGACACGCTGAGGCCCATCGCGCCCGCAACGGCGGGGCAGGGGTTGACCCCGTGCAGGGCGATCCAGCACAGCACGATCCAGCACAGCACGATCCAGCCCTTGAGATAACCCAACCAGCCAGCACTGAATGA
- the rsfS gene encoding ribosome silencing factor, translating into MTATDSSITTARHAARAASEKLAEDIVALDVSERLALADVFLIASAPSERQVNAIVDGIEDELAKFDQKPVRREGRSGGRWVLLDYSNVVIHVQHEEDRVFYALERLWKDCPVVDLQLGDDASAKATASTDAE; encoded by the coding sequence ATGACTGCAACCGATTCATCCATCACCACCGCCCGCCACGCAGCCCGCGCTGCCTCGGAGAAGCTTGCCGAGGACATCGTGGCCCTGGACGTCAGCGAACGGCTCGCACTGGCCGACGTCTTCCTGATCGCCTCGGCCCCGAGCGAACGCCAGGTCAACGCGATCGTGGACGGCATCGAGGACGAACTCGCCAAGTTTGACCAGAAGCCCGTGCGCCGCGAAGGCCGCTCCGGCGGACGCTGGGTCCTGCTGGACTACTCGAACGTCGTCATCCACGTCCAGCACGAGGAGGACCGCGTCTTCTACGCCCTGGAACGCCTCTGGAAGGACTGCCCCGTCGTCGATCTCCAGCTCGGCGACGACGCCTCCGCCAAGGCCACCGCCAGCACCGACGCGGAGTAG
- the rpmA gene encoding 50S ribosomal protein L27: MAHKKGASSTRNGRDSNAQYLGVKRFGGQVVSAGEIIVRQRGTHFHPGAGVGRGGDDTLFALTPGAVEFGTRRGRRVVNIVTAAAAE; the protein is encoded by the coding sequence ATGGCACATAAAAAAGGCGCGAGTTCCACTCGCAACGGTCGTGACTCCAACGCCCAGTACCTCGGCGTCAAGCGCTTCGGCGGCCAGGTAGTTTCCGCAGGCGAGATCATCGTCCGCCAGCGCGGCACCCACTTCCACCCGGGCGCCGGCGTAGGCCGCGGCGGCGACGACACCCTGTTCGCCCTGACCCCCGGCGCCGTCGAGTTCGGCACCCGCCGTGGTCGTCGCGTTGTGAACATCGTGACTGCTGCAGCTGCAGAGTAA
- a CDS encoding glutamate-5-semialdehyde dehydrogenase, which translates to MTEALTSASAPAAEPAVNVPAGTPVPAEGFGAAPDPAPAGAPATPADVETAVHAIADRSRHAARKMAHANRAWKDRGLRAIGKALLEHKNHILAANAKDVAAGRSSGTGAALLDRLTLTEQRITALAAALENLATLPDPVGNVVRGQTLPNGLRLRQVNVPMGVIAAIYEARPNVTVDIAGLALKSGNAVILRGGSAAAATNAALVTILRDALESVGLPADAVQSVDQFGRDGANALMRARGRVDVLIPRGGRELIQTVVTNSSVPVIETGEGNVHIFLDASAGEEMSVDILLNAKTQRPSVCNTVETLLVHSKSTVLPAVAAALRAAGVRLHVDQRVRAALPASIETVPATDEDWATEYMDLDLAVAMVDSLDEAVRHIRKWSTGHTEAILTNDLANAERFIAEIDSAAVIVNASTRFTDGGELGLGAEVGISTQKLHARGPMGLTELTTTKWIVQGEGQIRG; encoded by the coding sequence ATGACTGAGGCCCTGACTTCCGCTTCCGCGCCCGCTGCCGAGCCCGCCGTTAACGTCCCGGCCGGCACTCCCGTGCCCGCCGAGGGCTTCGGCGCCGCACCGGATCCTGCACCCGCGGGGGCACCGGCCACTCCGGCGGACGTCGAAACTGCAGTTCACGCGATCGCCGACCGCTCCCGTCACGCGGCCCGCAAGATGGCGCACGCCAACCGGGCCTGGAAGGACCGGGGCCTGCGCGCCATCGGCAAGGCGCTCCTGGAACACAAGAACCACATCCTTGCCGCCAACGCCAAGGATGTTGCGGCCGGCCGGTCCAGCGGCACCGGTGCCGCCCTGCTGGACCGCCTGACCCTGACCGAGCAACGCATCACGGCCCTCGCCGCGGCACTGGAAAACCTCGCTACCCTGCCCGACCCGGTCGGAAACGTGGTGCGGGGCCAGACGCTCCCCAACGGGCTTCGCCTCCGCCAGGTCAACGTGCCCATGGGCGTGATTGCTGCGATCTATGAGGCCCGCCCCAATGTCACGGTCGACATCGCCGGACTGGCCCTCAAGAGCGGAAACGCCGTGATCCTGCGCGGCGGATCCGCAGCCGCCGCCACGAACGCCGCTCTCGTCACGATCCTCCGGGATGCGCTGGAATCGGTGGGGCTGCCCGCCGACGCCGTCCAGTCCGTGGACCAGTTCGGCCGCGACGGCGCCAACGCCCTCATGCGGGCACGCGGCCGCGTGGACGTGCTCATTCCCCGCGGCGGCCGCGAGCTCATCCAGACCGTCGTGACGAACTCCTCCGTACCGGTCATCGAGACCGGCGAGGGCAACGTCCACATCTTCCTGGATGCCTCAGCCGGCGAGGAAATGTCCGTCGACATCCTCCTCAACGCCAAGACCCAGCGGCCCAGCGTGTGCAACACAGTGGAGACGCTGCTGGTGCACTCGAAGTCCACCGTCCTGCCCGCCGTCGCCGCCGCCCTGCGGGCCGCCGGGGTCAGGCTGCACGTTGACCAGCGCGTCCGCGCCGCACTGCCGGCGTCGATCGAAACCGTGCCGGCCACGGACGAGGACTGGGCCACCGAATACATGGATCTGGACCTGGCCGTGGCCATGGTGGACAGCCTGGACGAGGCCGTCAGGCACATCCGGAAGTGGTCGACCGGCCACACCGAGGCGATCCTGACCAATGACCTCGCCAACGCCGAACGCTTCATCGCGGAAATCGACTCGGCAGCCGTGATCGTGAACGCCTCCACGCGCTTCACCGACGGCGGCGAGCTCGGCCTGGGCGCCGAAGTGGGGATTTCCACCCAGAAACTTCATGCCCGGGGCCCCATGGGACTGACGGAGCTGACCACCACCAAGTGGATCGTGCAGGGCGAGGGCCAGATCCGGGGCTAG
- the rplU gene encoding 50S ribosomal protein L21, translating to MVYAIVRAGGRQEKVSVGDFVTLNRVPGGAGSTFELPALLLVDGDKVTSAAADLAKVTVTAEILEDLRGPKIVIQKFKNKTGYKKRQGHRQELTKVKITGIK from the coding sequence GTGGTGTACGCGATTGTCCGCGCAGGCGGCCGCCAAGAGAAGGTTTCCGTTGGAGACTTCGTTACCCTGAACCGCGTCCCCGGTGGAGCCGGCAGCACCTTTGAGTTGCCCGCACTGCTCCTGGTGGACGGTGACAAAGTCACGTCTGCTGCTGCGGACCTGGCCAAGGTAACGGTTACGGCTGAGATCCTCGAAGACCTCCGTGGTCCGAAGATCGTCATCCAGAAGTTCAAGAACAAGACCGGTTACAAGAAGCGCCAGGGCCACCGTCAGGAATTGACCAAGGTCAAGATCACCGGTATCAAGTAA
- a CDS encoding bifunctional hydroxymethylpyrimidine kinase/phosphomethylpyrimidine kinase: MPRVLAIAGSDPSGGAGIQADLKSIAANGGYGMAAITALTAQNTQGVRAVHVPPAAFLTAQLDAISDDIGIDAVKIGMLGDAAVIDAVRSWLEKTRPAVVVLDPVMVATSGDRLLQEPAEAALQALLPLADLITPNLAELAILLKEPVAADWPEALAQGKRLAAQTGTTVLVKGGHLQGADPQNGDLHNGDLHNGRPGADAGNGTDGDGTDAGCPDALVNTGGLLGRETVVVPGERIATRNSHGTGCSLSSAMATVQARVGDWEAALREVKPWLLGALREASVLEVGTGNGPVHHFHHMQEFTRGPAEGEFAAALRAGAAADLEAIYALEFIRGLADGTLPEHEFAYYLAQDAIYLNGYSRVLARAAALAPTEAEQLFWARSAQTCLEVESELHRSWLSTRPTAPILGPVTKAYVDHLLAASVSGSYGVLVAAALPCFWLYAEVGATLHREFLAGGAPGAHPYADWLRTYADEDFAAATRQAIAYTDAAARRASASEREAMALAFRQSSRYEVDFFDAPRLHA; the protein is encoded by the coding sequence ATTCCCCGCGTGCTGGCCATCGCCGGCTCGGACCCGTCCGGCGGCGCCGGCATCCAGGCGGACCTGAAGAGCATCGCCGCCAACGGCGGCTACGGCATGGCCGCCATCACGGCCCTGACGGCGCAAAACACCCAGGGCGTGCGTGCCGTTCACGTGCCCCCCGCGGCCTTCCTCACCGCGCAGCTGGACGCCATCAGCGACGACATCGGCATCGATGCCGTCAAGATCGGCATGCTCGGCGACGCCGCGGTGATCGACGCCGTCCGCAGCTGGCTGGAAAAGACGCGCCCCGCCGTCGTGGTCCTGGACCCGGTGATGGTCGCCACCAGCGGCGACCGGCTCCTGCAGGAACCGGCCGAGGCCGCCCTGCAGGCCCTCCTGCCGCTGGCGGATCTCATTACCCCGAACCTCGCCGAACTTGCCATCCTGCTCAAGGAACCCGTCGCGGCCGATTGGCCGGAGGCCCTGGCACAGGGCAAGCGGCTGGCCGCCCAGACCGGCACCACCGTCCTGGTCAAGGGCGGGCACCTCCAGGGCGCAGACCCCCAGAACGGAGACCTCCACAACGGAGACCTCCACAACGGACGGCCGGGCGCCGACGCCGGGAACGGCACTGACGGGGACGGCACTGACGCCGGCTGCCCGGATGCGCTGGTCAACACCGGGGGCCTGCTGGGCCGGGAGACCGTGGTGGTGCCGGGGGAGCGGATCGCCACGCGCAACAGCCACGGCACCGGCTGCTCCCTGTCCTCGGCCATGGCTACCGTGCAGGCCCGGGTGGGGGACTGGGAAGCGGCGCTCCGGGAGGTCAAGCCGTGGCTGCTGGGCGCGCTCCGCGAAGCCTCGGTCCTGGAGGTGGGCACCGGGAACGGCCCGGTTCACCACTTCCACCACATGCAGGAATTCACGCGCGGCCCGGCGGAAGGCGAGTTCGCCGCAGCCCTCCGGGCAGGGGCCGCGGCCGATCTTGAGGCCATCTACGCCCTGGAGTTCATCCGCGGCCTGGCTGACGGAACCCTGCCCGAGCACGAGTTCGCGTATTACCTCGCCCAGGACGCCATCTACCTCAACGGCTACTCCCGTGTCCTGGCCCGCGCCGCCGCCCTGGCCCCCACCGAGGCCGAGCAGCTGTTCTGGGCCCGCTCGGCGCAGACATGCCTGGAAGTCGAATCCGAGCTTCACCGCTCCTGGCTCAGCACCCGCCCCACGGCACCGATCCTCGGCCCGGTCACCAAAGCCTACGTGGACCACCTCCTGGCCGCCTCGGTGTCCGGCAGCTACGGGGTGCTCGTGGCGGCAGCCCTGCCGTGCTTCTGGCTCTACGCCGAAGTCGGCGCCACCCTGCACCGGGAGTTCCTGGCCGGCGGCGCACCCGGGGCGCACCCCTACGCCGACTGGCTGCGGACGTACGCCGACGAGGACTTTGCCGCCGCGACCCGTCAGGCCATCGCGTACACCGACGCGGCGGCCCGGCGGGCATCCGCGAGCGAGCGGGAGGCCATGGCCCTGGCCTTCCGGCAGTCGTCGCGCTACGAAGTGGACTTCTTCGACGCGCCGAGGCTGCACGCCTGA
- a CDS encoding amino acid ABC transporter substrate-binding protein: protein MKRTGLSVIGLIAAAGLALTGCGSASTTAASSAPAAGADTSLSDVKSAGVLKVGTEGTYKPFSFHANGSGELTGYDVEIINAVAGKLGVKPAFQETQFDAIFAGLDAKRFDVVANQISITDERKAKYDFSAPYTVSTGVIVTKADNNSITSFDSLKGKTTAQSLTSNWYKLAQQSGANVEAVEGWAQAITLLKQGRVDATINDKLTYLDSQKTQHDDSIKIAAETTDKSLSAFALRKGSTSLTGAIDKALGELAADGTLTKISQKYFDADVSK from the coding sequence ATGAAGCGCACAGGACTTTCCGTTATCGGCCTCATTGCAGCGGCAGGACTCGCCCTCACGGGCTGCGGGTCTGCCTCCACCACGGCGGCCAGCTCCGCACCGGCGGCCGGCGCAGACACGTCCCTCAGCGACGTCAAGAGCGCTGGCGTGCTCAAGGTCGGCACGGAAGGCACGTACAAGCCGTTCTCATTCCACGCCAACGGCAGCGGTGAACTGACCGGCTATGACGTGGAGATCATCAACGCCGTTGCCGGGAAGCTGGGCGTCAAGCCGGCCTTCCAGGAAACGCAGTTCGACGCCATCTTTGCCGGCCTCGACGCCAAGCGGTTCGACGTCGTGGCCAACCAGATTTCCATCACGGACGAGCGTAAGGCGAAGTACGACTTCTCCGCTCCCTACACGGTGAGCACCGGCGTGATCGTCACCAAGGCCGACAACAACAGCATCACGTCCTTCGACAGCCTGAAGGGCAAAACCACGGCGCAGTCGCTGACGAGCAACTGGTACAAGCTGGCCCAGCAGAGCGGCGCGAACGTCGAAGCCGTGGAGGGGTGGGCGCAGGCGATCACCCTCCTGAAGCAGGGCCGTGTCGATGCCACGATCAATGACAAGCTGACGTACCTGGACTCCCAGAAGACGCAGCATGACGACAGCATCAAGATTGCCGCCGAGACCACGGACAAGTCACTGAGCGCTTTCGCCCTGCGCAAGGGATCAACCAGCCTGACCGGTGCCATCGACAAGGCCCTCGGCGAGCTCGCGGCCGATGGCACCCTGACGAAGATTTCCCAGAAGTACTTCGACGCCGACGTCTCGAAGTAG